A part of Paenibacillus sp. IHBB 10380 genomic DNA contains:
- a CDS encoding GNAT family N-acetyltransferase yields MKIEFATEKDYKYIVERDRHIPETLVRTKIKEKEIFMLKDSEKEIGWMRYGYFWDNIPFMNMIWIDEEYRGQGIGKKIVLYWEEIMRQRGFKLIMTSTQSNEEAQHFYRKIGYRDAGCLLLETQPLEVILTKNL; encoded by the coding sequence ATGAAGATAGAATTTGCAACAGAAAAAGATTATAAGTACATTGTTGAAAGAGATAGACATATTCCTGAGACACTTGTAAGAACGAAGATTAAAGAAAAGGAGATCTTTATGCTTAAAGATTCAGAGAAAGAAATTGGTTGGATGAGATATGGATATTTTTGGGATAACATTCCTTTTATGAACATGATATGGATTGATGAAGAATATAGAGGACAAGGAATCGGTAAGAAAATTGTACTGTATTGGGAAGAAATTATGCGTCAAAGAGGATTTAAACTAATAATGACGTCAACGCAATCTAATGAAGAAGCACAACATTTTTATAGGAAGATTGGATATCGTGATGCTGGATGTTTACTATTGGAGACTCAACCTCTTGAAGTAATACTGACAAAAAATCTCTAA
- a CDS encoding ATP-grasp domain-containing protein, which produces MIILFCNDPLNEKAVDIDYENEYLTAKKLGFSVALISLEDLFSGNVRKAIRLVESIGSLEVALYRGWMMKPPYYELLYKGLLEKNIKLINSPEEYVACHYFPNSYKIIKNHTPRSFWLDINNVRESEILNILNDFEDKAIIIKDYVKSRKHEWEDACYIPDVSNKTNAKRIIENFINRQGEDLSGGLVFREFIPLKKIAVHPISGMPLAKEYRIFFLHNKLLHNFEYWDEAIYDTEDQPNLDEFIDLARGINSTFFTMDIAKTEHDKWCVIEVGDGQVSGLPDKVDLEMFYMSIKDFDGEFGEGRSIS; this is translated from the coding sequence ATGATCATTCTTTTTTGTAATGATCCACTTAATGAAAAAGCTGTTGATATTGATTATGAAAATGAGTATCTTACTGCTAAGAAACTGGGTTTTTCCGTCGCACTTATATCCTTAGAAGATTTGTTTTCTGGCAATGTCAGAAAAGCTATAAGACTTGTCGAATCAATAGGTAGTTTAGAAGTTGCACTATATAGAGGATGGATGATGAAGCCTCCATATTATGAGTTGTTATACAAGGGGCTACTTGAAAAGAATATAAAGTTAATTAATTCTCCCGAGGAATATGTTGCTTGTCATTACTTTCCAAATTCATATAAGATCATTAAAAATCACACCCCGAGGAGTTTTTGGCTGGATATTAATAATGTTCGAGAAAGCGAAATCCTAAATATTCTAAATGATTTTGAAGATAAGGCAATAATTATTAAAGATTATGTGAAATCCCGTAAGCATGAGTGGGAAGATGCATGTTATATCCCTGATGTCTCAAATAAAACTAATGCAAAAAGAATAATTGAAAATTTCATAAATAGACAAGGGGAAGACTTAAGTGGTGGATTAGTATTTCGAGAGTTTATCCCACTAAAGAAGATTGCTGTTCATCCGATTAGTGGAATGCCATTAGCTAAGGAATATCGAATATTTTTCTTACACAATAAGCTTTTGCATAACTTTGAATACTGGGATGAAGCAATCTATGATACTGAAGATCAACCAAATCTTGATGAGTTTATTGATCTAGCAAGAGGGATCAATAGTACCTTTTTTACAATGGATATTGCTAAGACTGAACATGATAAGTGGTGTGTAATAGAAGTTGGAGATGGTCAAGTATCTGGTCTACCAGATAAAGTTGATTTAGAAATGTTTTATATGTCGATTAAAGATTTTGACGGGGAGTTCGGGGAAGGCAGAAGCATCAGTTAA
- a CDS encoding SDR family oxidoreductase, translated as MQERDLSLNRRIAIVTGASRLNGIGAAICTALASKGVDVFFTYWTTYDKEMPWGIHSNEPQLLQDKIIEYGVRCEKLELDISDTLAPAKLLDAVEEKLGTPSILINNATYSVDVGYDTLTAEVLDKHYQVNIRGTMLLSAEFASRFSNSRGGRIINLTSGQSLGPMAGNIAYATTKGAIDTFTITLSAEVASKGITVNAVNPGPTDTGWMDDGVKDYILTKSPMGRIGLPHDAARLITFLVSDEAEWINGQIIHSEGGFQRG; from the coding sequence ATGCAGGAGAGAGATTTATCTTTAAATAGAAGAATAGCCATAGTTACTGGTGCTTCTCGCCTTAACGGCATTGGGGCAGCAATATGTACAGCACTGGCGAGTAAAGGAGTTGATGTATTCTTTACATATTGGACTACCTATGATAAAGAAATGCCTTGGGGAATTCATTCAAATGAACCTCAATTGTTACAAGATAAAATCATAGAATATGGTGTGCGTTGTGAGAAACTGGAATTAGATATATCTGATACATTAGCACCTGCTAAGTTATTAGATGCAGTGGAAGAAAAATTAGGAACGCCATCAATTTTAATCAACAATGCGACCTATTCCGTTGATGTAGGATACGATACATTAACTGCTGAAGTACTTGATAAACATTACCAGGTAAATATTCGTGGAACAATGTTATTAAGTGCAGAGTTTGCAAGTCGGTTTAGCAATTCAAGAGGTGGGAGAATTATTAATTTAACTTCTGGTCAATCGCTAGGACCGATGGCTGGTAATATAGCGTATGCTACTACTAAAGGTGCCATTGATACATTCACTATAACCTTATCGGCTGAAGTAGCCTCGAAAGGAATTACAGTAAATGCGGTGAATCCAGGACCAACTGATACGGGATGGATGGATGATGGCGTAAAAGATTACATTTTGACTAAATCCCCAATGGGTAGAATTGGACTGCCTCACGATGCAGCACGATTAATTACTTTTCTGGTAAGTGACGAAGCTGAGTGGATAAATGGACAAATTATCCACTCAGAAGGTGGATTTCAGAGAGGTTAG
- a CDS encoding DUF3024 domain-containing protein gives MLDEFTKKRIDKIMSDYIEENVPKHIRNQVKLNFKFRGDSVTLIEERIAFKSDQWVQLPVAQFRLEQNKWKVYWRDSKNKWHFVEDITPEKDFEKQLKTVDNDDLGIFWG, from the coding sequence ATGCTGGATGAATTCACTAAAAAGAGAATTGATAAGATAATGTCTGATTACATTGAAGAGAACGTGCCAAAACACATAAGAAACCAAGTGAAACTAAATTTTAAGTTCAGAGGTGATAGCGTCACTCTAATTGAAGAAAGAATTGCATTTAAGAGTGATCAATGGGTACAATTGCCCGTTGCTCAATTCCGATTAGAACAAAACAAATGGAAAGTATATTGGAGAGACAGTAAGAATAAATGGCATTTTGTTGAAGACATTACACCGGAGAAAGACTTTGAAAAACAATTGAAAACCGTTGATAACGATGATCTAGGAATATTCTGGGGATAA
- a CDS encoding GNAT family N-acetyltransferase, with protein sequence MNIIGKRILLRNFIEGDFSFYNELEQNPITHKYESSAPDTIEIQNDFQTVLSDSNNNPREKYKLAICLKDDRKPIGRISIKLNWSEIREWEIGWALHSNFWKKGYATEAAELMIGYAFSDLNAHRVVAYANTENELSEKLMIRAGMIKDGILREVRYCNNKWCNESIYSVLEREWRQTE encoded by the coding sequence ATGAATATCATAGGGAAACGAATTTTATTGAGAAATTTTATAGAAGGAGATTTCTCTTTTTACAATGAATTGGAGCAAAATCCAATAACACATAAGTATGAAAGTAGTGCACCAGATACAATTGAAATACAAAATGATTTTCAAACAGTGCTTTCAGATTCAAATAACAATCCACGTGAAAAGTACAAACTCGCAATATGCTTGAAGGATGATAGGAAACCTATTGGTCGTATAAGTATTAAATTAAATTGGTCTGAAATTAGAGAATGGGAGATCGGTTGGGCATTACATTCGAATTTTTGGAAAAAAGGTTATGCAACAGAGGCAGCTGAACTTATGATAGGATATGCATTCAGCGATCTCAATGCACATCGAGTTGTTGCATACGCAAACACTGAAAATGAATTGTCCGAAAAATTGATGATTAGAGCTGGAATGATAAAGGACGGCATACTCAGAGAGGTTAGATATTGTAATAATAAATGGTGTAATGAATCAATTTACTCAGTCCTTGAACGGGAATGGAGACAAACAGAATAA
- a CDS encoding histidine phosphatase family protein: protein MTTFIYFVRHAESIYVEGTERSRSLSEKGMADALAIKDILKTEEIDYFISSPYERSIETIRPMAIEYLKDIKIEEDLRERNIGEFSSISFKEAKCQVYEDIHYAFPQGESNLKAQKRSVKVMEDILETYEGKKIVIGTHGDIMTLMMNHFDKQYGFDFWESTSMPDIYKLRFEEKRLISTIRLWGSSLEEGNGIS from the coding sequence GTGACAACCTTTATTTACTTTGTAAGGCATGCTGAGTCTATTTATGTTGAAGGTACGGAAAGAAGTAGAAGCTTATCAGAAAAAGGAATGGCTGATGCATTAGCCATCAAGGACATATTAAAAACAGAAGAAATTGATTATTTCATATCAAGTCCTTATGAAAGATCAATAGAAACCATTCGTCCAATGGCAATTGAGTATTTGAAAGATATCAAAATTGAAGAAGATTTAAGAGAAAGAAACATTGGTGAATTCTCGTCAATATCTTTCAAAGAAGCTAAGTGCCAAGTATATGAAGACATTCATTATGCATTTCCACAAGGGGAATCTAACTTAAAAGCACAGAAAAGATCTGTGAAAGTTATGGAAGACATATTAGAAACATACGAAGGTAAGAAGATCGTAATTGGAACTCATGGAGATATTATGACGTTAATGATGAATCACTTTGATAAACAATATGGATTTGATTTTTGGGAGTCCACATCGATGCCAGACATTTATAAACTAAGATTTGAAGAGAAAAGATTAATAAGTACCATAAGATTATGGGGAAGCTCACTCGAAGAAGGTAATGGCATCAGCTAA
- a CDS encoding nitrous oxide-stimulated promoter family protein: MTKKVKRQLNDGPKIRREQELVSKMIRIYCKKKHHQKVFCEECQDLNDYARNRLSLCQFGEKKTACAKCPIHCYKRDYRQKIKGIMRFSGPWMLLYHPIESIRHIPLPDKLRK, from the coding sequence ATGACAAAAAAAGTAAAACGGCAGTTGAATGATGGTCCTAAAATTCGAAGAGAACAAGAACTTGTTTCAAAAATGATTCGTATATATTGTAAGAAAAAACATCATCAAAAAGTGTTCTGCGAGGAATGTCAGGACTTAAATGATTATGCTAGAAATAGACTATCCCTCTGTCAATTCGGTGAAAAGAAAACGGCTTGTGCAAAGTGCCCTATCCATTGTTACAAACGGGATTATCGTCAAAAAATTAAGGGTATTATGCGTTTCTCAGGTCCATGGATGCTACTATATCATCCAATTGAGTCCATTAGGCATATCCCATTACCAGATAAGTTAAGAAAATAA
- a CDS encoding ATP-grasp domain-containing protein: MKAYIQADKNGDFYNVNAFIANEGFTSLGWETIKFYDIKEIKENNPEDLVVGGIGNVRKRLEILGLERSQGEIDYPTSLSNYFGRKIWTTTIQELFENKQNWNVFIKPKDITKKFVGKIVKEYKDFIGLSEENEDTNIWCSEIVDFTTEWRCFIRYGQILDIRYYKGAWDSKLDLSIIKSAVRDFIDAPVAYGMDFGIDQEGNMKLVEINDGHSLGTYGISPLNYAKFLSARWSELTGTTDYLRNL, from the coding sequence ATGAAAGCATATATACAGGCAGATAAGAATGGAGACTTCTACAATGTAAATGCATTTATTGCTAATGAAGGTTTCACTTCATTAGGGTGGGAGACAATTAAGTTTTATGACATAAAAGAAATTAAAGAAAATAATCCAGAAGATTTAGTAGTTGGCGGAATTGGTAACGTGAGAAAGCGTCTTGAAATATTGGGACTAGAAAGAAGTCAAGGAGAAATAGATTATCCAACTTCCTTATCTAATTATTTTGGAAGAAAAATATGGACTACAACTATTCAAGAACTTTTTGAAAATAAACAGAATTGGAATGTTTTTATAAAACCCAAAGACATAACAAAAAAGTTTGTTGGAAAAATTGTTAAAGAATATAAAGATTTTATAGGATTAAGTGAAGAAAATGAGGATACGAATATTTGGTGTTCAGAAATTGTTGATTTTACAACAGAATGGCGTTGTTTTATACGATACGGACAAATACTTGATATCAGGTATTATAAAGGTGCTTGGGATTCAAAATTAGATTTAAGTATTATAAAAAGTGCTGTTAGGGATTTTATTGATGCGCCAGTTGCATATGGTATGGATTTTGGAATTGATCAAGAAGGAAATATGAAGTTGGTAGAGATAAACGATGGTCATTCTCTAGGAACTTATGGAATCAGTCCTTTGAACTATGCGAAATTTCTTTCAGCTAGATGGTCAGAATTAACAGGGACTACAGACTATTTAAGAAACTTATAG
- a CDS encoding DUF2691 family protein: MKRGIIFEIPNENGRFLGDILMPFDTNQYNWRVGGEESYLINNNKLDSSLFPEQINCMDGETLKSIIEDSEYYLIFQDLKAYPKGKNTIDVRTYEEFMGSDCQLVLLVVDSSYITVYCKSKEKLEELYLNAYNQGYINLEYITDENDMRTRLSVW; encoded by the coding sequence ATGAAGAGAGGAATTATATTTGAGATTCCAAATGAAAACGGAAGATTTCTTGGTGACATACTAATGCCTTTTGATACAAATCAGTACAATTGGCGTGTTGGCGGTGAAGAGTCATATTTAATAAATAACAATAAACTAGACAGTTCCCTTTTTCCAGAACAAATTAATTGTATGGATGGAGAAACTCTTAAAAGTATTATAGAAGATAGTGAATATTATTTAATTTTTCAAGATCTAAAGGCTTATCCAAAAGGGAAGAATACAATAGATGTAAGGACATATGAAGAATTTATGGGCAGTGATTGTCAACTTGTACTTTTAGTTGTTGATAGTTCGTATATTACAGTCTATTGCAAGAGTAAAGAGAAACTAGAAGAACTATACTTGAATGCATATAACCAAGGATACATAAATCTAGAGTATATTACAGATGAAAACGACATGAGAACTAGACTCTCTGTCTGGTAA
- a CDS encoding GNAT family N-acetyltransferase gives MLKLERAITNDAQKLAEIQKASFDEESKHFNNNEMGVPLGYDSISWQEEMMQNCKYFKVLFNGEIIGGALIFIESSQVHNLGRIFIDPNFQNHGIGMKVMKEIERIFPDSNKWWLDTPGWSVKNHHFYTKCGFTKVREEDDLYIFEKTL, from the coding sequence ATGTTGAAACTAGAACGAGCAATAACAAATGATGCTCAAAAACTTGCTGAAATACAAAAGGCCAGCTTTGATGAAGAATCAAAACATTTCAATAATAACGAAATGGGTGTTCCACTAGGATATGATTCCATAAGTTGGCAAGAAGAGATGATGCAAAATTGTAAATATTTCAAGGTACTCTTTAATGGAGAAATAATAGGGGGGGCTTTGATATTTATAGAAAGCAGTCAAGTACATAATCTAGGAAGAATTTTTATTGATCCGAACTTTCAGAATCATGGAATCGGTATGAAAGTAATGAAAGAAATTGAAAGGATTTTTCCGGATAGCAATAAATGGTGGCTTGATACTCCTGGCTGGAGTGTCAAGAATCATCACTTCTATACAAAGTGCGGATTCACCAAAGTTAGAGAAGAAGATGACCTATACATTTTTGAAAAGACTTTATAG
- a CDS encoding phosphotransferase yields MSNHEKQIIIDMLNSLPDGNMICHYDFHPDNIIISPNGPIIIDWLNLLVGNREADVTRTSMMIQSDSLPPNAPSWLIHREFREFFNKEYLTEYIKLTDMNDGFLERWMIPTLAARIDEMQGEYRQEIKDKLQIRLKK; encoded by the coding sequence ATATCAAATCATGAGAAGCAAATTATTATAGATATGTTGAATTCATTACCTGATGGAAATATGATATGTCATTATGATTTTCATCCAGATAATATTATTATTTCACCTAATGGTCCAATAATAATTGATTGGTTGAATCTATTAGTAGGTAACCGAGAAGCTGATGTAACTAGAACTTCAATGATGATTCAATCAGATTCGCTACCGCCTAATGCTCCAAGTTGGTTAATTCACAGAGAATTTCGAGAGTTTTTTAACAAGGAATATTTAACTGAGTATATTAAGCTGACTGATATGAATGACGGATTCCTTGAACGATGGATGATACCAACTTTAGCAGCACGAATTGATGAGATGCAAGGCGAATACAGGCAAGAGATTAAAGATAAATTACAAATAAGATTAAAGAAATAG